The proteins below come from a single Pieris brassicae chromosome 1, ilPieBrab1.1, whole genome shotgun sequence genomic window:
- the LOC123718975 gene encoding uncharacterized protein LOC123718975 isoform X2: MIKFRYKRKEASDGGKTGTAIQKQKIEGLKDRELLPPKDLLLSGSLAGVRHNTLPRSRPPTANKRDAPETPLSQTTLTLFRELFAQLQWSAERAPAADSLRRALGGAGARFQLGCMADASECFEHLLLRVHAHVAAGTGDKRDDDACRAPHCVPHRKFAMMLVEQSVCGACQATSEPLPFTQMVHYVSATALTAQAALGEHGDSFGLLLKKAGGMGDIRDCPNACGAKIQICRTLMNRPEVVSIGMVWDSERPSAEHVAAVYSALGTELRPTDAFHSCVDRAWAARATHRLVGLVTYYGKHYSTFFFHSKLKLWIYFDDADVKEIGPEWSQVVEKCKRARFQPLLLLYAAVDGTPCDTRHAPKDVVPFPAPEPRRAVTPAPEKPTTGFARRAMTPGPDNDSDYVSRKAVENMLEVHASRRAQLARSLSTSSASDTQERPRARRDSGNWSGDRNSASSASSSTIESPYMYPRGRGPGSIPSSPTRKGELSSGGSCDAGYDSYSLSSTDSLPLQQGLRHNLQLAQIPELITRGDCEALCMEADRLLEKSRHAEDAADYETALVLCDAAATKVCAAMDAPYNNPHTMTFARMKHNTCVMRARSLQRRMAGFIRQTEIPQMAPVRNTKGGLESAPTTIEIYATLPKKKGSSKKTKAIEDDIENSPRERPPRHKSREEEKRDKRSRSEDRGRARKEITVAVDKKVDEPVEDKKSNKKQHKIRRKLMGGLIRRKNRSMPDLTEGADVKKEESSKEKRVGSVDDGDVGRKKTEDKNNLSGYLSEGHLEYSAASGTNPNLERSKLMRKSFHGSAGKMLTAAKVPPPPPLRTTSQLSGPKFESEVSEHGIQNRPQQPLPPASQGVYNYTNDNDEDGGFSEQYGEEPQSLPFVPSYDEQPMNHYNCTLDDSPNTSQNFQTVVTQAMVHQEQSPVRRDLTKILDILPSHQNIQNLTRSFDNGIDVVDCPLPQNIRRSPHLLDLPPYPSPMNSVNHSRQPSEEFPPPPPPIDLTPLQEELHNINQNCNMDLNYIQKINDEHNDVPKGSLLAQLQEKRSQILRNENNIAKMNQFETIGSSGDTWLKELQAKQAAIKLKRSGSIEGQLSSPGENFLKKPADNNSSVRSIASRFEPNLQNSTIPPLDNERSHVGYLNMGSNRDVINCSIQSSNGHYNRRTSSSSTEQKQNEEDYNLGKTNNTTNTGDRSKPKKKSVSFCDQVILVATAEDQEDDSYIPNPILERVLKSAMNKPEMTTVPLQTEKPSLHRQESFDSQSSRSTISSLSQTSYSPNEANEYFRNQNSYPNYQAQTRSQQQLAAQKNTTSCVQNQTVQNNNQIYQALPANSQNASNPIPYTQPPSVYPSHNTASPPNYSHNPANRLTPIVHNQPYMTKQVQNIQRSVPNTYPHPTNQLHPANQSNNTYYHRNPQPSTTPTPPANYGQNRQFPQPVQNNSSSYQSVPTNSPAYQSYHNPPTSYANNDYSSRYQGSNTNHYNPSPYQRVPPPHGEVVVENYNGNSYQKMPNNYYSDANSNQTRVDPRNCGPRENGNEISQYHQNGYQNYHPYQHLAPPKQMQKKSVSFEPGTKGGTDSPIPHQMNGNYSETQSNTMSNGQKTVCNLCRKKTLTPPATYCPDCDFYMSRFKPRS; encoded by the exons ATGATTAAGTTTCGCTATAAACGTAAGGAGGCGAGCGATGGTGGGAAGACTGGAACGGCGATTCAGAAGCAAAAGATCGAAGGGCTTAAAGATAGAGAGCTCTTGCCGCCAAAGGATTTGCTTCTATCGGGATCGTTGGCTGGAGTGAGGCATAACACGCTTCCGCGATCTCGTCCGCCTACCGCTAACAAGCGGGACGCACCTGAGACTCCTTTGAGCCAAACTACCTTGACGTTGTTTCgt GAATTATTTGCGCAACTACAATGGTCAGCAGAGCGCGCTCCAGCGGCGGACAGCCTACGGCGTGCTTTGGGCGGCGCGGGAGCCAGGTTCCAGCTTGGCTGCATGGCAGACGCCAGCGAGTGTTTCGAACACCTGCTCTTAAGAGTCCATGCACATGTGGCCGCTGGTACCGGCGACAAAAGGGATGATGACGCCTGCAGAGCACCACACTGCGTGCCACATAGAAAGTTCGCTATGATGCTCGTCGAACAATCTGTGTGTGGAGCTTGTCAAGCGACATCGGAACCATTGCCTTTTACGCag ATGGTCCACTACGTATCTGCCACCGCCCTAACAGCACAGGCGGCACTTGGCGAACATGGCGACAGCTTCGGTCTTCTGTTGAAGAAGGCTGGAGGCATGGGTGACATACGAGATTGTCCT aatGCTTGCGGTGCAAAGATTCAAATCTGCAGGACTTTAATGAATCGGCCAGAGGTGGTTTCCATTGGCATGGTCTGGGACTCTGAAAGACCATCAGCCGAACACGTAGCTGCGGTTTATTCAGCTCTCGGTACTGAACTAAGACCAACAGACGCCTTTCACTCTTGTGTTGACCGGGCCTGGGCCGCCCGAGCAACGCATCGTCTCGTCGGACTCGTCACATACTACGGAAAACACTATTCAACTTTCTTTTTCCATAGCAAACTCAAGCTCTGGATATACTTTGACGACGCTGACGTTAAAGAAATCGGGCCCGAATGGTCTCAGGTTGTCGAAAAATGTAAACGTGCAAGGTTCCAACCCCTTCTTCTCTTGTACGCGGCAGTTGATGGAACACCGTGCGATACACGTCACGCTCCCAAAGACGTTGTTCCATTCCCAGCACCGGAACCTCGAAGGGCCGTCACTCCAGCTCCCGAAAAGCCAACAACTGGCTTCGCTAGGCGGGCAATGACTCCGGGACCAGATAATGACAGTGATTATGTCAGCAGAAAAGCGGTTGAAAATATGTTAGAAGTACATGCTAGTAGACGGGCACAATTGGCTCGAAGTCTTAGCACCAGCTCAGCTTCTGACACCCAAGAAAGACCGCGGGCGAGAAGAGACTCTGGTAATTGGAGTGGCGACAGAAATAGTGCTTCCTCCGCATCGTCTTCCACTATTGAAAGCCCATACATGTATCCTCGAGGTAGAGGACCTGGCAGTATACCCAGTAGTCCTACACGTAAAGGAGAATTATCCAGCGGTGGGTCTTGTGATGCAGGATATGACTCCTATTCTTTGTCTTCGACAGACAGTCTTCCGTTGCAACAAGGCCTTCGACACAACTTACAACTTGCACAAATTCCTGAACTTATAACTAGGGGAGATTGCGAAGCGTTGTGCATGGAAGCTGATCGGTTACTAGAAAAGTCACGTCATGCAGAAGACGCCGCTGACTATGAAACTGCGTTAGTATTATGCGATGCAGCTGCCACAAAAGTTTGTGCAGCTATGGATGCACCTTACAATAATCCGCATACTATGACATTTGCAAGAATGAAGCATAACACTTGTGTAATGCGAGCAAGAAGTCTTCAAAGACGAATGGCTGGTTTCATCAGACAGACTGAAATTCCACAAATGGCTCCTGTTCGAAATACAAAAGGAGGTCTCGAAAGTGCCCCTACGACAATTGAAATTTATGCTACTCTACCCAAGAAAAAGGGATCTTCAAAAAAAACCAAAGCTATTGAAGATGACATTGAAAATTCACCACGGGAACGACCACCTAGACACAAATCCCGTgaagaagaaaaaagagaCAAAAGATCTCGAAGTGAGGATCGTGGCCGTGCTAGGAAAGAAATAACCGTTGCTGTCGATAAAAAAGTCGATGAACCCGTGGAAGATAAGAAATCGAACAAAAAGCAACACAAAATACGAAGAAAGTTAATGGGTGGTCTTATAAGAAGGAAAAATAGATCCATGCCCGACTTAACTGAAGGTGCCGATGTTAAGAAAGAAGAAAGCAGCAAAGAAAAGCGAGTTGGGTCCGTTGATGACGGTGATGTAGGAAGAAAAAAGACGgaggataaaaataatttaagcgGTTATTTATCAGAGGGACATCTAGAGTATTCTGCAGCAAGCGGGACTAATCCAAATCTTGAAAGAAGTAAACTAATGAGGAAAAGTTTTCATGGAAGTGCGGGTAAAATGTTGACCGCAGCTAAAGTTCCTCCTCCTCCACCACTGCGAACTACTTCCCAGCTTAGCGGGCCTAAGTTTGAGTCAGAAGTCTCAGAGCACGGCATTCAGAACCGTCCACAACAGCCCTTGCCTCCTGCTTCGCAAGgggtatataattatactaatgATAATGATGAAGATGGAGGCTTTTCGGAGCAATACGGCGAAGAGCCGCAGTCATTACCATTTGTGCCCTCATATGATGAACAACCAATGAACCACTACAACTGCACTTTAGATGACTCTCCAAATACATCACAAAATTTTCAGACTGTTGTAACTCAAGCAATGGTTCATCAAGAGCAGAGTCCAGTAAGGAGAGATCTTACGAAAATATTGGATATTTTGCCTTCCCATCAAAATATACAGAATCTCACTAGATCATTCGATAATGGTATTGACGTGGTAGATTGCCCTCTTCCTCAAAACATAAGAAGGTCGCCGCACTTGTTGGATCTGCCACCATATCCGAGTCCAATGAATTCCGTCAATCACTCCAGGCAACCGAGTGAAGAATTTCCTCCGCCGCCGCCACCCATAGATTTGACTCCATTACAAGAAGAGCTTCACAATATTAACCAAAATTGTAATATGGATCTGAACTACATTCAAAAGATAAATGATGAACATAACGATGTGCCAAAAGGGTCACTCCTAGCACAACTTCAGGAAAAAAGAAGCCAAATTTTAAGGAATGAAAATAACATCGCTAAAATGAACCAATTTGAAACAATCGGCAGTTCCGGAGATACTTGGCTCAAGGAGCTGCAAGCCAAACAGGCTGCTATAAAACTGAAGCGGTCCGGATCGATAGAGGGTCAACTTTCCTCACCAGGCgaaaactttttaaagaaacCAGCCGATAATAACTCAAGTGTTAGAAGTATCGCTTCTAGGTTTGAACCTAATCTTCAAAACTCCACTATACCTCCCCTAGATAATGAAAGATCCCACGTCGGGTACCTCAATATGGGTTCAAATAGGGATGTTATTAATTGCTCAATCCAATCAAGTAATGGACATTATAACCGTCGTACCTCTTCATCATCTACGGAACAAAAGCAAAATGAGGAAGATTATAACTTAGGAAAAACAAACAACACCACTAATACTGGAGACCGATCAAAGCCGAAAAAGAAATCAGTATCGTTTTGCGATCAAGTAATTTTAGTGGCGACAGCAGAAGACCAGGAAGATGATAGCTATATACCCAATCCCATATTAGAAAGAGTTCTCAAATCGGCTATGAATAAACCAGAAATGACGACTGTTCCACTACAAACAGAAAAACCTTCACTTCATAGACAAGAGTCTTTCGATAGCCAATCTTCACGGTCGACTATTTCATCTTTATCACAAACCTCATATTCGCCGAATGAAGCAAATGAATACTTTAGAAATCAAAACTCTTACCCGAATTACCAAGCTCAAACGCGCTCGCAACAACAACTTGCTGCACAAAAGAACACAACTTCGTGTGTACAAAATCAAACTGTTCAAAACAATAATCAGATATATCAAGCATTACCTGCTAATTCTCAAAATGCCAGCAACCCTATACCATATACTCAACCACCATCAGTATATCCCAGTCACAACACGGCGAGCCCACCGAACTATAGTCATAACCCTGCTAACCGTCTCACACCTATCGTGCATAATCAGCCTTACATGACAAAGCAAGTACAGAATATCCAACGATCAGTTCCCAACACATATCCACACCCTACGAATCAACTGCACCCAGCAAATCAGTcgaataatacatattatcatCGTAACCCACAACCTTCGACAACGCCTACACCTCCTGCCAACTATGGTCAAAATCGTCAGTTTCCTCAACCCGTACAAAATAATAGTTCCTCGTATCAAAGCGTACCTACAAATTCACCAGCTTATCAGAGCTATCACAACCCACCGACGAGTTACGCTAATAATGATTATTCTAGTCGATATCAAGGTAGTAATACAAATCATTACAATCCTTCACCGTATCAAAGAGTTCCTCCCCCTCATGGTGAAGTGGTAGTTGAGAACTACAATGGAAACTCTTACCAGAAAATGCCCAATAATTACTACTCCGACGCTAACTCCAATCAAACACGCGTCGATCCAAGAAATTGTGGTCCCCGAGAAAATGGCAATGAGATCAGTCAATACCATCAGAATGGGTATCAGAATTATCATCCATATCAACATTTGGCACCACCTAAACAGATGCAAAAGAAATCAGTCTCATTTGAGCCAGGTACAAAAGGTGGTACCGATTCACCTATACCACATCAGATGAATGGTAACTATTCGGAAACCCAATCGAATACGATGTCTAATGGGCAGAAAACCGTATGCAATTTATGTCGAAAGAAAACTTTAACTCCCCCAGCCACGTATTGCCCCGATTGTGACTTTTACATGTCAAGATTTAAACCACGTTCATAG